A portion of the Chondrinema litorale genome contains these proteins:
- a CDS encoding ABC transporter permease, which translates to MKEDKEVSPPLFAQKFLGWFCSEEFLEVVEGDLYEEFIDNVDEKGLRKAQLIYIKTVLLSFRLYQIRKPQNKTFISLAMLLNYFKIAYRSLLKHKSYSFINIIGLSFGISCFLIIGLYIEDEMMFDKFHEQHENIYRITEKQVDEKGEKYLASVAYQPAEQAQEQLSEIKDAVTFFSYGRVLISNPENNFSTYVEYNFTTPNLFKVFDFKVLKGDKSTFLIEPQSVILDESTAIQLFGTTDVIGKSLSSGRDNNPFIVKGVIEDFPNNSHLQLNILFSISTISEQNFFKRVVPSDWTSNYFTSYLLLDDGADAAKIEEQINDLAKANRKEASVKRSYILQKLDDIHFGSSQYQNDANFNKNDINYIYIMAIAALLILIIACFNYMNLATARSVARSKEIGIRKVAGAFRSSIIMQFLAESILLTTFCVIISIAVVSVVLPSFNQFTNKALSINPLENNWLIPALITLSILVGIVSGLYPALFLSKFQAATVLKSAGTKINSNMTLRRVLVTFQFVVSISLTIATLVTFVQMQYIKDKDLGFDKDLMLVADINSGLVRVNFQTLKNEYGKIPEVQKISVSSRVPGEWKLIPKALITKQGQPEEMGKEMYFLGVDEDFISTFDIKLINGENFTGSPSDSNYVIINETAAQLLGISQAANQQVVLHHGNYNGIIENLESKLKVNVRGIVKDFHYKSLHEEISPLIIAYKNNPIHAIDYFTMKLDGKNLPATLDKLEETLHKVDPEHIFEYHFLDDQLALFYENDERRGLIFTISAIVAISIACLGMIALVSFSTRQKQKEIGIRKVHGASTFSITYLLSKEFFILIVIALFMATPIAWYSMEHWLNIFAYHINFSPIYILVTGIFMLLLTIFSVGFQAIYAASKNPVDTLRSE; encoded by the coding sequence ATGAAAGAAGATAAAGAAGTCTCTCCACCATTATTTGCTCAAAAATTCCTCGGTTGGTTTTGCTCTGAAGAATTTCTCGAAGTGGTTGAAGGTGATCTTTATGAAGAGTTTATAGATAATGTAGATGAAAAAGGACTTCGAAAAGCCCAGCTCATTTACATAAAAACTGTCTTACTTTCTTTTAGGCTATATCAGATTAGAAAACCTCAAAATAAAACATTTATATCATTAGCTATGCTACTTAACTATTTTAAAATTGCTTATAGAAGCCTACTGAAACACAAATCTTACTCTTTTATTAATATTATTGGTTTGTCTTTTGGGATTAGTTGCTTTCTCATTATTGGATTGTATATCGAAGATGAAATGATGTTCGATAAATTTCACGAGCAACACGAAAACATTTATCGCATAACTGAAAAACAAGTAGATGAAAAAGGAGAAAAATACTTGGCTTCGGTTGCCTACCAACCTGCAGAACAAGCTCAGGAACAATTATCTGAGATAAAAGATGCAGTAACTTTTTTTAGCTATGGAAGAGTGCTAATTTCAAATCCTGAAAATAATTTTAGCACATATGTAGAATATAACTTTACTACTCCTAACCTTTTTAAGGTATTTGATTTTAAGGTTTTAAAGGGTGATAAAAGCACTTTTTTAATAGAGCCGCAATCGGTAATTCTGGATGAAAGTACAGCCATTCAACTTTTTGGCACTACAGATGTAATTGGCAAAAGCCTCTCTTCCGGTAGAGATAATAATCCGTTTATAGTAAAAGGTGTAATTGAAGACTTTCCTAATAACTCACATTTACAGTTAAACATCCTTTTCTCAATTTCGACAATTAGTGAACAAAACTTTTTTAAGAGAGTAGTCCCAAGCGACTGGACGAGTAATTATTTTACTAGTTACTTACTACTAGACGATGGAGCTGATGCAGCCAAAATTGAAGAGCAAATTAATGACCTAGCTAAAGCAAATAGAAAAGAAGCTTCTGTTAAACGATCTTACATATTACAAAAGCTAGACGATATACATTTTGGTTCTTCCCAATACCAGAACGATGCTAATTTCAATAAAAATGATATCAATTATATCTACATAATGGCTATTGCTGCATTGCTTATACTGATTATTGCCTGTTTTAACTATATGAATCTGGCAACGGCAAGATCTGTTGCCAGAAGCAAAGAAATTGGAATAAGAAAAGTTGCGGGAGCTTTTAGGTCTAGTATTATTATGCAATTTTTAGCTGAATCAATTTTACTAACTACTTTTTGTGTAATTATTTCTATAGCTGTTGTTTCGGTTGTATTGCCATCATTCAATCAATTTACAAATAAAGCGCTAAGCATTAATCCACTTGAAAACAATTGGTTAATACCTGCTTTAATTACTCTAAGCATATTAGTTGGAATCGTTTCTGGATTGTATCCGGCTCTTTTTCTTTCAAAATTTCAGGCAGCAACTGTTCTTAAATCTGCTGGCACAAAAATTAACTCAAACATGACTTTGAGAAGAGTACTAGTTACTTTTCAATTTGTTGTGTCTATTTCACTTACAATTGCTACACTGGTCACCTTTGTTCAAATGCAATATATAAAGGACAAAGACCTAGGCTTCGACAAAGATTTAATGCTAGTAGCAGATATCAATAGCGGACTGGTGAGAGTAAACTTCCAAACTCTTAAAAATGAATATGGCAAAATACCTGAAGTACAAAAGATCTCTGTAAGCTCAAGAGTGCCAGGAGAATGGAAACTTATACCAAAAGCCTTAATTACCAAACAAGGACAACCTGAAGAAATGGGCAAAGAGATGTATTTTTTAGGTGTTGACGAAGATTTTATTTCAACATTCGATATTAAGCTAATTAATGGAGAAAACTTTACTGGCAGTCCAAGTGATTCAAATTATGTAATTATTAATGAAACAGCAGCTCAATTATTAGGCATATCGCAAGCAGCTAATCAGCAAGTTGTTTTACACCATGGAAATTACAATGGCATTATTGAAAATCTTGAAAGCAAGTTAAAAGTAAATGTGAGAGGAATAGTAAAGGATTTTCATTACAAATCTCTGCATGAAGAAATTTCTCCTTTAATCATCGCTTATAAAAACAATCCTATCCATGCGATAGATTATTTTACAATGAAACTAGATGGGAAAAACCTTCCAGCTACGTTAGATAAACTAGAAGAAACTTTACATAAAGTTGATCCTGAACATATTTTCGAATATCATTTTCTGGATGATCAATTAGCTTTATTTTATGAAAATGATGAAAGAAGAGGCTTAATATTTACTATTTCGGCAATAGTTGCCATTTCGATTGCTTGCTTAGGTATGATCGCGCTGGTATCTTTTTCTACTAGACAAAAACAAAAAGAAATTGGAATTCGAAAAGTGCATGGAGCTAGCACATTTTCTATCACTTATCTATTAAGCAAAGAATTTTTTATACTAATAGTTATTGCTTTATTTATGGCTACTCCTATTGCTTGGTATAGTATGGAACATTGGCTTAATATTTTTGCCTACCATATTAACTTCTCACCAATTTATATTTTAGTAACTGGCATTTTTATGTTATTACTTACCATATTTTCAGTTGGTTTTCAAGCAATATATGCAGCTAGTAAAAACCCTGTAGATACGTTAAGAAGCGAATAA
- a CDS encoding PadR family transcriptional regulator: protein MKGTYLGEFEEIVLLTVGVLYDEAYGLSIKNEVENRSNRSVNLSAIHAALYRLEEKGFLNSRLGEATGKRGGKRKKYFTVTKLGVSALEEAKSIRDSLWTSIPKIALQGGK from the coding sequence ATGAAAGGAACTTATCTGGGAGAATTTGAAGAAATAGTTTTACTCACTGTAGGAGTCTTATACGACGAAGCTTATGGTCTTTCAATTAAGAATGAAGTTGAAAATCGCTCAAATAGAAGTGTAAATCTTAGCGCAATACATGCAGCACTTTATAGACTAGAAGAAAAAGGTTTTCTTAATTCTAGATTAGGAGAAGCTACAGGAAAAAGAGGCGGCAAAAGAAAAAAATACTTTACTGTTACCAAATTAGGTGTTAGTGCGCTTGAAGAAGCCAAAAGCATTAGAGATTCACTTTGGACATCTATACCTAAAATAGCCTTACAAGGAGGAAAATAA